Part of the Ruegeria sp. AD91A genome, GCATCAGCAGCGCCAATGCGGCCACGTTGTTCATGAAGGCCGACAAAACCGCGCCGATCCCGCCCATCAGCGCAATATGCGCGCCGAGGCCACGCGAGGCATCAACCAAAGTGCGGGTAATCAGGAAAACGGCTCCCGACCTGACCAGACCAGCAGAGACCACCAACACCAACGCCACGATGATGGTGGCGGGATGGCCGAACCCGGCAAAGGCATCATCCACCGGCACGACGCCCAGCACGACGCCGATCATCAGCGCAGCAAAGGCCACAAGGTCGTATCGAAACCGACCCCAAAGCAGCATTCCGAAGACCGTGATGAAAAGCGCAAAAAGAATGATCTGATCTGTCGTCATGCCGTCACCATACAAGCCAGTGAAGCCGTCGCAAGCCACTCTCTTGATCCTGCCCCCCGCAAACGTCTATATGAGCGCCGAACACGCAATAACGATGACGAGGACGCATTATGGCAGGCCACTCCAAATGGGCCAACATCCAGCACCGCAAGGGGCGTCAGGACGCCGCGCGGTCCAAACTGTTTTCCAAACTGTCGAAAGAAATCACCGTTGCCGCCAAGATGGGCGACCCGGATCCGGAAAAGAACCCGCGCCTGCGTCTGGCGGTGAAAGAGGCCAAGTCGAACTCGGTCCCCAAGGACGTGATTGACCGCGCGATCAAGAAATCCGTTGCAGGCGAAGGCGACGATTACGAAGAAATCCGCTATGAGGGCTACGGCCCCAACGGCGTGGCCGTGATCGTTGAAACCATGACAGACAACCGCAATCGCACCGCCTCGACTGTGCGTTCGACCTTTTCCAAGAACGGCGGCAATCTGGGTGAGACGGGCTCGGTCGGGTTCATGTTCGAACGCAAGGGCGAAGTTTTCTATCCGGCTACTGCGGGTGACGCAGACACCATTTTCGAAGCCGCAATCGAGGCCGGCGCGGAAGATGTCGAAAGTTCAGAGGATGGTCACGTCATCTGGTGTGCAGATACGGATCTGAACGAAGTTTCGAACGCGTTGGAGGCTGTGCTGGGTGAATCGGAATCCACCAAGTTGGTCTGGAAACCGACCACCACGACCGAGCTGGGTCTGGAAGACATGCAAAAGCTGATGAAACTGGTGGATGCGCTGGAAGACGATGACGACGTACAGCGTGTCACGACCAACTTCGAAGCCACTGATGAGGTGATGGCGCAGCTCTGAGCTGTTACAGAACCTGATTGTGAGACCCGGCTCAACAGACCCGGTTTTTTCGTTTTCGGACAGTTTCGAAGAGGTGTTGGCTGAACCCTTCGAAACGCTTAGGCTGGTACAACTTGGAAGTTCTGGGACGATGCCACCGAAAGATCCATGACGGATGTGACTGCTGATAAGACCAAGCGAAACGTGCCGGTTCTTGCTGGGCAGAGTATCGTGTCTCAGGTTGCGTGGACTCTGGGCAGCCCATCGGTGGTTTTGCCATTTCTGGCCGTGTCATTCGAATTGCCGATGTTCGTGGCGGGCGCGCTGGTTTCGGTGCGGATGATTGGCAGCATGATTTCCGACTTTTTCCTGGCGCAACCCATAGCGGCGAAATCGCAAAAGAAGCGCGCCATTGCTCTGACCGAAGCCGTTATCGGTGCCTGTCTTGTTCTGGCGATGGTGGCTGCCGCGACCGGGAACGTTCCGTTGATCGCAGTGGTTTTCGTGGCGGTCTTTTTCGTGATCGGCCTGGTGGATGAAGTTCAGAACCTGATGCTCACCGATCTGTTGGGCGATCATGTCCACTCGCGTTCGCGCATGGTCATGCATTACCTGCAACTTGGGGGCGGGGGCCTTTGTGCCATCGGTCTAGCCCTGTTGGTGCATCAGATCACCAAGGAAAACCCACCTTTTTCACGCCATTCAACCATGATCGGCGTATCGGTTGCGTTTTTCATGCTTTCAGGAGTTTTGATGCTGGCAATGACAGAGAATACCCGCTCTGCGGAACCGGTAAAAAAGACTGGAACCAAACCCAAGCTGTCGTTCACGGCCAATGCCCGGGGTATCCTTGGCATGTTCGAATACACCTGGTTTCGGCGTTACATGGTTATGCGTATACCTTTGGTGGCTGTGTCGCTATCCGTCCCGTTCTTCGCGCTGATAGCGGCAGAGGCGCATCATGGCTCGGCCAGGGGTCTGACCGCGATGATTGTTTCATCTGCTTCGGGCTATCTTGTCTCGGGGCCGTTGTGGCAGGTCGTGAATATGAAATCTCATCGTGCCGTCATGGTGGTCGGGACACTCCTGGTCGCCGTTACCGGAGGTGTTCTGCTGGCATTCCACTACATGGGTATCGATCACGATGTACACCTGCATGCGATAGCGCTGTTTGTTGTCACCGTCGCGGTGACCGGGATCAGCAGCGTGCGCAAGCTCTATTTTCTGGACGTCGCGCCCAAAGAGCAACGCGTTCAGGGATCCGCAGCTATCAAATCGTTTACTCGATTGTTGGCGGTGCTGCTTTCGGCAGGGCTGGCCGCAGTCGCCCATATGCATGAGGTTGCCTTGGCTGTCGCGTTCATAGTCGCGGCCAGTCTGATGGCTTGCGTGACGTGCTACCTAACGATGTCGCCCGACCGGGAAGATTCTCCCCGGCCACAGAGCTAATGCAGGTACATTCAGAAGAACGAGGAAATCTCTTCCAAAGGCTTCTTTAGCTTTGCCACAGAAGGTACGGCCGCGGTTTCCGAGGGATGACCAACTGCGATGATCATGGTTGGTTTCTCTGATGCGGGCCGGTCCAGTGCGTCGTTCAGAAAGCGCATCGGGTTCGGGGTATGGGTCAGGGTGCTGAGGCCGGCGTGATGTAGCGCGGCCAACAGAAAGCCGGTGGCAATGTTCACACTCTCGGGCACGTAGTAATTCTTGTACCGCGTCCCGTCTTCGAATTGCCCCCAGCGTTGGGCAAAGACCACGATCAGCCACGGGGCGGTGGTCAGGTGCTCTTTGACCGCGTTGGTCCCGATGGGTTCCAACGCCTTGATCCATTCATCGCCCGCCCCTCCCGCATAGAACCGGCGCTCTTCTTCTTCGGCTTCCTCGCGGATGCGCAGTTTCAGCTTTGGGTCCGAGATGGCAGCAAAGTGCCAGGGTTGATGGTTTGCACCTGACGGCGCTGTTCCCGCGGTGCGCAGGCAGGTTTCGATCACATCGCGAGCCACCGGGCGAGTGGAGAAATCCCGAACGGTATGTCGCCGGCGCATCTTTTCAAAAAAAGCCACGGCCGCGCCCAGCATGTCTGCATCACTGATCTCGCATCGGTCGGGCAGGGGAATGGGGTCATAACTGAGGGCGTCGCGTGAGAGCATTGGTTCCTCCGATCGAATGAGTCTGACTATTTGCCTTGCGACGGGAGCAAAACCCGTTGCGCAGCATGCTGGACCGCTTGTGTAAGGGGTTTGAGCGCTGGCGCAAGAACCCGTCCGACCTGCCAGCTAAGGGCGACGTCCAGTGGCGCATTGGGAACGATAGGGCGCAACTGTCCACGCTCCATGGCGTTTTGCACAAGGGCTGCCGGGTTCATGCCCCAGCCAATCCCGGCGATCGCGGCATCAACGAACCCTTGAGAAGATGGCAGGAAGTGCGAAGGCGGTGAAAGACGACTGCCGGTGCGATGTGCGATCCACGCTTTTTGCAGGCCGTCTTTCCTGTTGAAGACAAGGCAAGGTGCTTTGCTGAGCGTCTTCTCGGTCACGCCGTCCTTGAACCACGCATTGATAAAGTCCGGGCTGGCGGTTGGCAGATACCTCAACACGCCCAGTTCAATCGCGTCACAACCGCTTATGGTTTGTCCGCCGACGGTGACGGCGGCGCTGACCTCGCCTCGCCTCAGCCAGTCTGCCGAATGGTCCTGATCGTCGATCACAAGGTCGAACAGCATGTCGGGAACACGCGCCATCGCGTCAATGAACCAGGTCGCCAGAATGTCGGCGGGAACCGCAATGCGAACCCGCGCGGACCCGGGTTCTTGTACCAGCGCCAATTCACGGGCCAGTTGCGCCTCCAGCAGCCCGACATCTTCGGCGTATCGCGCGATGCGCTGACCTGCCGGCGTTCCGGTGCAAGGGGTTCCCCGATGTATGAGCGAGGCACCCACCCGATCCTCTAGCGCCTTTATCCGCTGGGATATCGCTGACGGGGTCACGGCCAGTTCCGCCGCCGCTGCATCAAAACTGCCATGGCGCAGAATGGCTGACAAAGCGGCCAATTGGTGAGGGTCCAGCAACATTAGCAGAGCTTAACCAAGGGAAACATCTTTAATTTGATAGATCGTATCGCGGCCATTAGTCAACGCAATGGCAACGCAGGAGATACCATGCCTACATCCGTGATCGCCGGTTTTGCGCTGGGTTTCAGTCTGATCCTCGCCATCGGGGCGCAGAACGCCTTTATTCTGAGGCAGGGCTTGCGGCGCGAGCACGTTTTTATTCTGTGCCTGACTTGTGCAGTGTCTGATGCCATTCTGATCGGAGCGGGCGTGGCAGGTTTTGGCACTCTGGCACAGGCTGCACCCTGGTTTGAGGCTGTGATGCGATACGGAGGGGCGGCATTTCTGATTTGGTACGGCGCGCGCAGCCTCCGGTCGTCCTGGCTGGGTGGTTCGGTGATGGGAATCGGCAATGGTGAGCGAACCAGCCTCAAGGCTGCGCTGCTGACGGTATTCGCGTTCACCTGGCTGAATCCGCATGTGTATCTGGATACGGTCGTGCTCATCGGCTCGATCTCGGCCCAATATGACGACCGGCTGGGTTTCGCCCTTGGCGCGATGACATCCAGCTTCGTGTTCTTCTTTTCGCTTGGTTACGGCGCGGGTATTCTGTCCCCGGTTTTTGCGCGTCCCCGGGCGTGGCAGGTTCTGGACGCCGGGATCGGCGTGGTCATGTTGGGTATCGCCCTGAAACTTGTTATCATGTGAAGGGTTGTTCCCGGTTGGATTTCGGTGTTCAACCTAAACCATGTCAACACTCGCCGTATCGTCTCGCCCGCTTGCCGGAATGTTCTGGATGTTTGCCGCCGGCTTGTCCTTTGTTGTGATGACCGCGCTGGTGAAGTCGCTGGGAACATCGATGAATTCCATCCAGGCCGCCTTCCTGCGGTATGTGCTGGGTTTGGTGTTTCTTTTGCCAGCCATGCGGTCGATCATGGCGACACATCTGACACCCCGCCTGTTGACGCTGTTCGGTCTGCGAGGGGTCGTGCATGCGGTTGCGGTCATGCTCTGGTTCTTTGCCATGACACAGATACCATTGGCCGAAGTCACCGCTATGAATTACATGACGCCGGTTTACGTCACCCTGGGGGCAGCCCTGTTTCTGGGCGAAAAGCTGGCCTTTCGCCGGATTGCGGCAATTCTGGTCGCTCTGGTTGGCGTTCTGATCATTCTGCGACCAGGGTTTCGCGAAGTGTCACCGGGTCATCTGGCCATGCTGGGAACGGCCCTGACGCTGGGGGGGTCGTATTTGTTGGCCAAGATTCTGGTGCGTGATGTGCCGCCATCCGTCGTCGTGGCGCATCTGTCGATCTGGGTGACCGTTGCCCTGATACCTTTTGCGATTGCCGTTTGGACGCAGCCAAGCCTGCGGGATCTCGGGGTTCTTTTTCTGGTGGCCAGCTTTGCGACAGCTGGGCACTATTTCATGACCTTGGCGCTTCAGGCGGCACCGGTGGCCGTTACACAGCCAGTAACGTTTCTTCAGCTGATATGGGCCACGATCTTGGGCGCTGCAGTGTTCCATGAAAGCGTTGACGTGTGGGTTGTCGCGGGCGGCACACTGATCCTTGCCGCCGTAAGCTTTATCTCATGGCGCGAATTCGTGCTGAACCGCAGGGACTTGACGCCTCCGAGTATTGCGCCGAAGCTGTAACGACACTGCTCCCCGATTTTTCATTAATTGACGAGTCAATAAAAACCCCCTAGCTTGGTCCCGTGACGCCTGCTCAAGGGGAGAACGATGCCAAAAGTCGGAATGGAGCCAATCCGCCGGGATGCGATTGTTCGTGCGACAATCGCTGAATTGGGCGTGAAGAAATCCCTTGATGTAACAGTCAGTCAGATTGCCAAGCGTGCGGGCATGTCCAGCGCTCTGGCGCACCACTACTTCGGCGGCAAGGATCAGATCTTTCTGGCTGCAATGCGGCAGATCCTGTCAGACTTCGGCAAAGAGGCGCGGGGCGAACTGAAAGCAGCCGCGCCGGACGACAGGGCTCAGGCAATTGTCAGGGCGTGTTTTGCGCCCTCTTGTTTCACACCCGATGTGATTGCGGCCTGGATGACCTTCTACGTGCTGGCTCAGACCAATGATGACGCCCTGCGCCTGTGGCAGATCTATCAGGCTCGGATCAAATCCAACCTGACTGACGCCCTGCGGCACAAGTTGGCCGACCCTCAGGAGGCGGCCGAGAACATGGTTGCCTTGATTGACGGTCTGTACATCCGCGCCGCACTCAGCGCCCCTGAAGAACCGCAACTGGCCGTGAACCACGCGATGCGTGTGCTCAACACTCTGCTCGAGGCTGAAAAATGACAAAACCGAACATTCTGATCCTGATGGTGGATCAGCTCAACGGGACTCTCTTTCCAGACGGTCCCGCTGACTGGCTTCACGCTCCGAACCTGAAGAAACTGGCGGAACGGTCAACCCGGTTTGCCAATGCTTACACGGCGTCGCCCTTATGCGCGCCAGGGCGGGCCAGCTTCATGTCCGGTCAATTGCCGTCGCGCACCGGCGTCTATGACAACGCAGCCGAGTTTCGCAGCGATATCCCCACATACGCACATCACTTGCGTCGGGCCGGGTATTACACCTGTTTGTCCGGAAAGATGCATTTCGTAGGACCTGACCAGATGCACGGGTTCGAAGATCGCCTGACCACAGACATTTACCCGGCCGACTTCGGGTGGACCCCGGACTACCGCAAGCCGGGGGAACGGATCGACTGGTGGTATCACAACATGGGGTCCGTCACCGGCGCTGGCATTGCCGAGATTTCAAACCAGATGGAATATGACGACGAGGTCGCCCACAATGCCAAAGCCAAGCTTTATGATCTGGCACGCGGCAAGGATGACCGCCCATGGTGCGTGACCGTCAGCTTCACGCATCCGCATGACCCATACGTAGCCCGTCGCAAGTACTGGGATCTGTATGAGGATTGCGAGCATCTTCTGCCCAAGGTTTCTGACATCGGCTATGACAATCAGGACCCGCACGCTCAGCGGATTTTTGATGCCAATGACTGGCGCAGTTTCGACATCACCGAAGATGATATCCGCAAGTCCCGCCGCGCCTATTTCGCCAATATCACTTATATGGACGACAAGATCGGGGAAATCCTCGAAGTGCTGGAAACGACCCGGCAAGAGGCGATCATCCTGTTCGTTTCGGATCACGGAGATATGCTGGGCGAACGGGGCTTGTGGTTCAAGATGAACTTCTATGAAGGCTCGGCGCGGGTGCCGCTGATGATCGCATCGCCTGATCTGCCAGCAGGTCGGATCGATACTCCGGTATCAACAATCGACGTGACACCGACCCTGG contains:
- a CDS encoding nitroreductase family protein produces the protein MLSRDALSYDPIPLPDRCEISDADMLGAAVAFFEKMRRRHTVRDFSTRPVARDVIETCLRTAGTAPSGANHQPWHFAAISDPKLKLRIREEAEEEERRFYAGGAGDEWIKALEPIGTNAVKEHLTTAPWLIVVFAQRWGQFEDGTRYKNYYVPESVNIATGFLLAALHHAGLSTLTHTPNPMRFLNDALDRPASEKPTMIIAVGHPSETAAVPSVAKLKKPLEEISSFF
- a CDS encoding LysE/ArgO family amino acid transporter; protein product: MPTSVIAGFALGFSLILAIGAQNAFILRQGLRREHVFILCLTCAVSDAILIGAGVAGFGTLAQAAPWFEAVMRYGGAAFLIWYGARSLRSSWLGGSVMGIGNGERTSLKAALLTVFAFTWLNPHVYLDTVVLIGSISAQYDDRLGFALGAMTSSFVFFFSLGYGAGILSPVFARPRAWQVLDAGIGVVMLGIALKLVIM
- a CDS encoding DMT family transporter, which encodes MSTLAVSSRPLAGMFWMFAAGLSFVVMTALVKSLGTSMNSIQAAFLRYVLGLVFLLPAMRSIMATHLTPRLLTLFGLRGVVHAVAVMLWFFAMTQIPLAEVTAMNYMTPVYVTLGAALFLGEKLAFRRIAAILVALVGVLIILRPGFREVSPGHLAMLGTALTLGGSYLLAKILVRDVPPSVVVAHLSIWVTVALIPFAIAVWTQPSLRDLGVLFLVASFATAGHYFMTLALQAAPVAVTQPVTFLQLIWATILGAAVFHESVDVWVVAGGTLILAAVSFISWREFVLNRRDLTPPSIAPKL
- a CDS encoding LysR family transcriptional regulator ArgP — protein: MLLDPHQLAALSAILRHGSFDAAAAELAVTPSAISQRIKALEDRVGASLIHRGTPCTGTPAGQRIARYAEDVGLLEAQLARELALVQEPGSARVRIAVPADILATWFIDAMARVPDMLFDLVIDDQDHSADWLRRGEVSAAVTVGGQTISGCDAIELGVLRYLPTASPDFINAWFKDGVTEKTLSKAPCLVFNRKDGLQKAWIAHRTGSRLSPPSHFLPSSQGFVDAAIAGIGWGMNPAALVQNAMERGQLRPIVPNAPLDVALSWQVGRVLAPALKPLTQAVQHAAQRVLLPSQGK
- the betI gene encoding transcriptional regulator BetI; this encodes MPKVGMEPIRRDAIVRATIAELGVKKSLDVTVSQIAKRAGMSSALAHHYFGGKDQIFLAAMRQILSDFGKEARGELKAAAPDDRAQAIVRACFAPSCFTPDVIAAWMTFYVLAQTNDDALRLWQIYQARIKSNLTDALRHKLADPQEAAENMVALIDGLYIRAALSAPEEPQLAVNHAMRVLNTLLEAEK
- a CDS encoding YebC/PmpR family DNA-binding transcriptional regulator, encoding MAGHSKWANIQHRKGRQDAARSKLFSKLSKEITVAAKMGDPDPEKNPRLRLAVKEAKSNSVPKDVIDRAIKKSVAGEGDDYEEIRYEGYGPNGVAVIVETMTDNRNRTASTVRSTFSKNGGNLGETGSVGFMFERKGEVFYPATAGDADTIFEAAIEAGAEDVESSEDGHVIWCADTDLNEVSNALEAVLGESESTKLVWKPTTTTELGLEDMQKLMKLVDALEDDDDVQRVTTNFEATDEVMAQL
- a CDS encoding MFS transporter, which encodes MTDVTADKTKRNVPVLAGQSIVSQVAWTLGSPSVVLPFLAVSFELPMFVAGALVSVRMIGSMISDFFLAQPIAAKSQKKRAIALTEAVIGACLVLAMVAAATGNVPLIAVVFVAVFFVIGLVDEVQNLMLTDLLGDHVHSRSRMVMHYLQLGGGGLCAIGLALLVHQITKENPPFSRHSTMIGVSVAFFMLSGVLMLAMTENTRSAEPVKKTGTKPKLSFTANARGILGMFEYTWFRRYMVMRIPLVAVSLSVPFFALIAAEAHHGSARGLTAMIVSSASGYLVSGPLWQVVNMKSHRAVMVVGTLLVAVTGGVLLAFHYMGIDHDVHLHAIALFVVTVAVTGISSVRKLYFLDVAPKEQRVQGSAAIKSFTRLLAVLLSAGLAAVAHMHEVALAVAFIVAASLMACVTCYLTMSPDREDSPRPQS
- the betC gene encoding choline-sulfatase yields the protein MTKPNILILMVDQLNGTLFPDGPADWLHAPNLKKLAERSTRFANAYTASPLCAPGRASFMSGQLPSRTGVYDNAAEFRSDIPTYAHHLRRAGYYTCLSGKMHFVGPDQMHGFEDRLTTDIYPADFGWTPDYRKPGERIDWWYHNMGSVTGAGIAEISNQMEYDDEVAHNAKAKLYDLARGKDDRPWCVTVSFTHPHDPYVARRKYWDLYEDCEHLLPKVSDIGYDNQDPHAQRIFDANDWRSFDITEDDIRKSRRAYFANITYMDDKIGEILEVLETTRQEAIILFVSDHGDMLGERGLWFKMNFYEGSARVPLMIASPDLPAGRIDTPVSTIDVTPTLGALAGVDMAEIAPWTDGENLVPLAQGVERTAPVAMEYAAEASYAPLVSMRYGKWKYNRCALDPDQLFDLEADPHELNNLAGSPEHAGTLQTLRAKSEARWDLDRFDADVRASQARRWVVYEALRQGGYYPWDYQPLQRASERYMRNHMDLNTVEESARFPRGE